One part of the Rutidosis leptorrhynchoides isolate AG116_Rl617_1_P2 chromosome 1, CSIRO_AGI_Rlap_v1, whole genome shotgun sequence genome encodes these proteins:
- the LOC139868166 gene encoding DNA damage-repair/toleration protein DRT102 yields MSQNSDHRRLKFITGADPFGCALKDKLISHLQSLNIEIQDLGTDNYYTVAAKIGHIISTTATSPDTEIRGLVACGTGVGVSIFANKFPGVYAATCLTPADAVNARSISNCNVIAVSGMSTSPEIAIETLDKFINTPFKSPCPASNSEPWPENVQSFLDDSLPEMAKIGTLSPAMETLSRNCAICDLAADREFSPVEIMPGGYMKIVRETPTSAIVRFSGGSVEPAHHHSYGHDVMVMKGRKIVWNSSKKERYELGVGDFLYTPGGDVHRVKYLEDTEFFIRWDGVWDIDLDEDLDTANANIEKEV; encoded by the coding sequence ATGTCACAAAACTCCGATCACCGCCGTCTCAAATTCATCACCGGAGCCGACCCATTCGGCTGCGCCCTAAAAGACAAACTCATCTCCCACCTTCAATCCCTCAACATTGAAATCCAAGATCTTGGTACTGATAACTACTACACCGTCGCCGCAAAAATCGGCCACATCATCTCCACCACTGCCACGTCACCGGACACTGAAATTCGTGGTCTCGTCGCCTGCGGTACCGGCGTCGGCGTTTCTATCTTCGCCAATAAATTCCCCGGCGTCTACGCTGCCACGTGTCTTACCCCAGCCGACGCCGTCAACGCCCGGTCAATTAGCAACTGCAACGTCATCGCCGTCTCCGGAATGTCAACTTCCCCCGAAATCGCAATTGAAACCCTAGATAAATTTATCAATACCCCTTTCAAATCACCATGTCCTGCTTCGAATTCGGAACCCTGGCCGGAAAATGTTCAATCTTTCTTGGATGATTCACTTCCCGAAATGGCAAAGATCGGAACTTTATCGCCGGCGATGGAAACTTTATCAAGAAACTGTGCGATTTGTGATTTGGCGGCCGACCGGGAGTTCTCTCCGGTGGAGATTATGCCGGGGGGATATATGAAGATTGTTAGAGAAACACCCACGTCGGCGATTGTAAGATTCTCCGGCGGAAGTGTTGAACCGGCGCATCATCATAGTTATGGGCATGACGTCATGGTGATGAAAGGGAGAAAAATTGTGTGGAATTCGAGTAAAAAAGAGAGATATGAATTGGGTGTTGGTGATTTTTTGTATACACCTGGTGGTGATGTTCATAGGGTTAAGTATTTGGAGGATACTGAGTTTTTTATAAGGTGGGACGGTGTTTGGGATATTGATTTGGATGAAGATCTTGATACTGCTAATGCTAATATAGAAAAAGAAGTTTAG